The genomic stretch CGCGGCCCTGTCGGCGATGATCCTGCCCGCGAACGGCAAGTCCTACATGGCCGTAGCGATCGTCGCCATCGGCTACCAGGTCGCGGCGATCGCGTACCGGATGATCACGCGCCCGCGTCGTTCGCCCGCGCCCACTCCAGCAGCGCCTCGGTAGCCGCCTCCTTGCCGATCATGCCCTTGTCGAGCCTCAGGTCGAGCAGGAACTTGTAAGCCCGCCCCACCACCGGCCCGGGCCCGATGCCCAGGACACGCTGGATCTCGTTGCCGTCGAGCTCCGGCCTGATCTTGGCCAGCTCCTCCTCCTCGGCGAGCCTGGCGATGCGCTCCTCGAGGTGGTCGTACGTACGCGACAGCGCGGCGGCCTTGCGCTTGTTGCGCGTGGTGCAGTCGGCCCTGGTCAGCTTGTGCAGCCGGTCCAGCAGGTGCCCGGCGTCGCGCACGTAGCGACGCACGGCGCTGTCGGTCCACTCGCCCGTGCCGTAGCCGTGGAAGCGCAGGTGCAGCTCGACCAGCCGGGCGACATCGGCCACCACGTCCTTGGGGAACTTCAGCTCGCTCATCCGCTTCTTGGTCAGCTGGGCGCCGACCACCTCGTGGTGGTGGAACGACACCCGCCCGCCGGGCTCGTGGCGGCGTGTCTTCGGCTTGCCGATGTCGTGCAGGAGTGCCGCCCAGCGCAGGATCCGGTCCGGCTTGCCGTCATCCTCCTGCGCGATGGCCTGGTCGAGCACGGTCAGCGAGTGCTCGTAGACGTCCTTGTGCCGGTGGTGCTCGTCGATCTCCAGGCGCAACTTCGGCAGCTCGGGCAGCACGTGAGCGGCCAGCCCCGTCTCGACCAGCAGCCGCAGCCCCTCGCGCGGGTAGGCGCCGCAGACGAGCTTGTCGAGCTCGTCGCGAATGCGCTCCGCCGAGACGATCTCGATGCGCTCGGCCATCGCCGTCATGGCCGCCAAGGCCTTGGCGTCCACGGAGAACCCGAGCTGCGAGGCGAACCTGGCGGCCCGCAACATACGCAGCGGGTCGTCGTCGAAGGACCGCTCGGGCGTGCCGGGCGTGCGCAGCCGCTTGGCGGCCAAGTCCTCCAGGCCGCCGTACGGGTCGACGAACTCGTGTCCCGGCAGGCGCACCGCCATGGCGTTGACCGCGAAGTCACGCCGCTCCAGATCGGCCTGCAGCGTCTCGCCGTACATGACCTCGGGCTTGCGCGACTTCGGGTCGTACGCCTCGCTGCGATACGTGGTGATCTCGATCAGCCAGCTGCCCTTGCGCAGGCCGACCGTGCCGAAGTCGATGCCGATGGTCCACACCGCGTCGGCCCAGTCCCTGACGATCTCTAGCACCCGCTCGGGGCGGGCGTCGGTGGTCACGTCGAGATCGTTGCCGATGCGGCCGAGCAGGAGGTCCCGCACAGGACCGCCGACGAGGGCGAGCTCGTGGCCCTTGGCAGCGAAACGGCGGCCGAGCTCGTCGGCCACCGGGGCGATCTTGCGGAACAGGTCGGTCATGGCCCGCTGCTGGCTTTCGGTCAAAGTTGAGTCGGACAAACCGGGTCGGGTCCTTCGTCGGTCGGAACATCCGGAACATATCCCCCGAGCCACACCGGGTCCGGGTTACCGTCGGTCAAGGGACCGTCGGGGGCCATGGCAACGAGGCTGAGGCTAGGAGGTCTATATGAAGGACGCCCTCGCGATCCACCGCTGGCTCCTCGCACACCAGGTCCATCATGAGATCGTACGCCTTCCGCGCCCTATGACATGCGCGGACGAATTGCCCGAGACGCTCTCAGCGGCGCCCGAGAGGTGCCTGATGGTCACGGTTTTCGAGGTCGCCACGAGGGTCGGCAACGAGGCCGTCGTCGCGGTCGCCTCTTCGGTGGCGACTCCCCCACGTCCAGGAGCCGTAGGCGGCCTGCTCGGCATGCGCCAGGCACGACCGGCCCCGGCCCACGTCGTCAACGCGGCCACCGACTACGCATACGGCCTGATCTGCCCGTTGCTGCTGCCGGAGTCGCTGCCGATGCTCATCGACGACCGGCTGCGCGCCGACACCGAGCCGGTCTTCACCGCCACCGGCGAACGCCACACGGCACTTGCCATCCGCGCGCTCGACCTGCTGACACTTCTGCCAGGAAAGATGGTCGACCTGTGCAGCACACGCCCCAGAGGATCACGTGAGGCGGTCGCGCGGCGGCACTGAACCCGTACCATTGCGGGCGTGCGTCGTCGTACTCCCGCTCGGGCATCCGCGTGATCCGTAAGGCCACGCTGCTCGCCGTGCTGTCCGCCGTGTTGCTCGCCCCCATGGCGGCCGCGGCGCCGAGCACGGCTGCCGCGATCGTGAGCAGGCAATCGTTCGCCGTGACGATCACGTCGATCACTCCCGACATCCCGAAGAACCTGACCGATGTGATCAAGTTCACCGGCACGGTGCGCAACGACACGGGCGTGCCGCAGTCGGGATTGCGTGTGCGGCTGCGCTACACGCCCCAGAGGTTCACCGACCGCGCCTTGATGGCCGCGTACCAGACCGATCAGAACGTCGCGACACTGCCGAGGACGCCCTCCAGCAACTCGGCCATGGACATCGAGCCGCTCG from Nonomuraea polychroma encodes the following:
- a CDS encoding CCA tRNA nucleotidyltransferase; its protein translation is MTDLFRKIAPVADELGRRFAAKGHELALVGGPVRDLLLGRIGNDLDVTTDARPERVLEIVRDWADAVWTIGIDFGTVGLRKGSWLIEITTYRSEAYDPKSRKPEVMYGETLQADLERRDFAVNAMAVRLPGHEFVDPYGGLEDLAAKRLRTPGTPERSFDDDPLRMLRAARFASQLGFSVDAKALAAMTAMAERIEIVSAERIRDELDKLVCGAYPREGLRLLVETGLAAHVLPELPKLRLEIDEHHRHKDVYEHSLTVLDQAIAQEDDGKPDRILRWAALLHDIGKPKTRRHEPGGRVSFHHHEVVGAQLTKKRMSELKFPKDVVADVARLVELHLRFHGYGTGEWTDSAVRRYVRDAGHLLDRLHKLTRADCTTRNKRKAAALSRTYDHLEERIARLAEEEELAKIRPELDGNEIQRVLGIGPGPVVGRAYKFLLDLRLDKGMIGKEAATEALLEWARANDAGA
- a CDS encoding aminoacyl-tRNA deacylase is translated as MTCADELPETLSAAPERCLMVTVFEVATRVGNEAVVAVASSVATPPRPGAVGGLLGMRQARPAPAHVVNAATDYAYGLICPLLLPESLPMLIDDRLRADTEPVFTATGERHTALAIRALDLLTLLPGKMVDLCSTRPRGSREAVARRH